In Synechococcus sp. KORDI-52, one genomic interval encodes:
- a CDS encoding pentapeptide repeat-containing protein, giving the protein MNGLELDLHGCDLRNGNFKESRFGHATFSAANLQDCSFQQAMLWGADLSGASAQSSKWHDSDLSSARLQKANFSGVFCIDAAFAVFLPPGAFGRERGWWKQISAQVSINSLTSVKPTCTRQT; this is encoded by the coding sequence GTGAATGGGCTGGAGCTCGACCTGCATGGTTGCGATTTACGCAATGGGAACTTCAAGGAGTCGCGATTCGGGCATGCAACATTTTCTGCAGCCAATCTCCAGGACTGTTCGTTCCAGCAAGCAATGCTATGGGGAGCAGATTTATCAGGCGCCTCAGCGCAATCATCGAAATGGCATGATTCCGACCTATCCAGTGCCAGGCTCCAAAAAGCCAACTTCAGCGGTGTTTTTTGCATCGATGCTGCCTTCGCGGTGTTCTTGCCGCCGGGAGCATTTGGCAGGGAGCGAGGTTGGTGGAAGCAGATTTCCGCTCAGGTCTCGATCAATTCACTGACCTCGGTGAAGCCAACTTGCACCAGGCAGACCTGA
- a CDS encoding helix-turn-helix transcriptional regulator encodes MEHLAEYFKVFSEPNRLAVLEALRGGKRNVTAVVDTTGLSQALVSKHLKLLTIAGVVRRCPEGSLVFYEVIDRSVYRLLAQGDKLLKESRRQQLDALSASL; translated from the coding sequence GTGGAACACCTAGCCGAATACTTCAAGGTGTTCTCAGAGCCCAACCGCCTGGCCGTTCTTGAGGCCCTGCGGGGAGGAAAACGCAATGTCACCGCGGTTGTGGACACCACGGGGCTGAGCCAAGCCCTGGTGTCGAAACATCTCAAGCTGCTCACGATCGCCGGGGTTGTGAGGCGATGCCCAGAAGGATCACTTGTTTTCTATGAAGTGATCGATCGCTCTGTTTATCGGCTCTTGGCTCAGGGAGACAAGTTGCTGAAGGAATCTCGCCGACAACAGCTGGATGCCCTGAGCGCTTCGCTCTGA
- a CDS encoding glycosyl transferase family protein gives MPSDVMILYLYGLRLFAFVLTLILLVLGLEDLIVDSLFWIRKIWKKLFIYSRHRRADEDLLYSKTEKPLAIMVPAWREVGVIGQMVKTAAVQLDYENYQFFIGTYPNDPETQADAREAALLFDNVHQVICALPGPTSKADCLNNILSAVLEFEQAASIKFSGFILHDAEDVISPLELRLFNLLVGENDLVQVPVFPYLHRNWWNFTANHYADEFAEWHGKEVVVREALAGLVPSAGVGTCFSRKALTFLLDEGEGIAFDTQSLTEDYDIGIRLRQRGMREIFVHYSPRDPVLAPLKEQRFGVRKRVSHSICVRENFPDTAATSVRQKSRWITGIVFQGSVTLPWSNNWLINYFLWRDRRGGISNMIGLLSIFLLIQLLIIWIIGFIHFKTWDYPPVLGNSKLLAYLLLLNGFLLLNRVVQRVYFTTIFYGLSSGIIAIPRMVWANWINFRANWRAYRQVLAIGSARKVAWDKTTHVFPSVASSTGRRPLGQILIDQGVITQLELQQGLEKSSRQRIGRTLLKMGMITTVELSAALAEQQDIEFDDINPFEIDTNLTNFIGERLAFKYSVLPLRVESGVLVLARESAISNVALGVISRSVKMPTKQVIVPQGRVQIGLIHAFRPDRTDALSANLNSLVELFNSDIIVFDSFCSHLVLLGDLAVEKGLINQAILSQALISFEPLQKKLGEHLVDLNILQDEVVDALIVEQQLDRQVGLSMLGC, from the coding sequence ATGCCATCCGACGTGATGATTTTATATCTGTATGGCTTGCGTCTTTTTGCGTTTGTTTTGACTTTGATATTGCTCGTACTTGGTCTTGAAGATTTGATAGTGGATTCACTATTTTGGATTCGCAAGATATGGAAAAAATTGTTCATATATAGCCGTCATCGACGTGCGGATGAAGATCTTCTGTATTCGAAAACTGAAAAGCCCCTAGCAATTATGGTTCCTGCATGGCGAGAGGTAGGAGTTATAGGTCAGATGGTTAAGACTGCTGCAGTACAACTTGATTATGAGAATTATCAATTTTTCATTGGTACATATCCTAATGATCCAGAAACACAAGCAGATGCTAGGGAAGCAGCCCTTCTTTTCGACAATGTGCATCAAGTCATCTGTGCATTGCCAGGGCCTACAAGCAAGGCTGACTGCCTTAATAATATTCTGTCAGCTGTATTGGAGTTTGAACAAGCTGCTTCAATCAAATTTTCGGGATTTATTTTGCATGATGCTGAAGATGTAATTTCTCCACTGGAACTGCGTTTATTCAACCTACTTGTTGGTGAAAACGATCTTGTGCAAGTACCTGTTTTTCCATATCTTCATCGAAATTGGTGGAATTTTACAGCAAATCACTATGCCGATGAATTCGCCGAATGGCACGGAAAAGAGGTTGTTGTTCGTGAAGCGCTTGCAGGATTGGTTCCGAGTGCTGGAGTTGGTACATGTTTTAGCCGTAAAGCATTGACATTTCTGTTAGATGAAGGTGAAGGAATTGCCTTTGACACGCAAAGCCTGACTGAGGATTATGACATTGGGATTCGCCTTCGTCAGCGTGGCATGCGAGAAATATTTGTTCATTACAGTCCACGAGACCCAGTGCTGGCTCCATTAAAGGAACAGCGATTTGGGGTACGGAAGCGTGTAAGTCATTCGATATGTGTTCGAGAAAACTTCCCAGATACTGCTGCGACATCGGTTCGCCAAAAATCTCGCTGGATTACAGGCATTGTGTTCCAAGGGTCTGTAACTTTGCCTTGGTCAAACAATTGGTTGATCAACTATTTTTTATGGCGTGATAGAAGGGGTGGCATTAGCAATATGATCGGATTGTTGTCTATTTTTTTGTTAATACAGCTCCTCATTATCTGGATTATAGGTTTTATCCACTTCAAAACTTGGGATTATCCACCAGTTTTAGGCAATAGCAAGTTGCTCGCCTACCTACTTCTTTTGAATGGGTTTCTGCTTTTAAATAGAGTCGTTCAGAGAGTCTACTTTACAACAATTTTCTACGGATTATCTTCCGGCATTATTGCAATTCCTCGAATGGTATGGGCTAATTGGATCAATTTCCGAGCCAATTGGAGGGCTTATCGGCAAGTTTTGGCTATTGGTAGTGCTCGAAAGGTTGCATGGGATAAAACAACCCATGTATTTCCCAGCGTTGCATCATCTACAGGGAGAAGGCCTTTAGGTCAAATATTGATAGATCAAGGTGTGATCACACAACTAGAACTCCAACAGGGTTTGGAAAAAAGCAGTAGACAGCGAATCGGAAGGACCTTGCTAAAAATGGGCATGATAACGACAGTGGAGTTGAGTGCAGCTTTGGCAGAGCAGCAAGATATTGAATTTGATGATATTAATCCGTTCGAGATAGACACAAATTTGACAAATTTTATAGGTGAAAGGCTGGCATTTAAGTATTCAGTTTTGCCTCTACGTGTTGAGTCGGGTGTCTTGGTTTTGGCTAGAGAGAGTGCGATTAGCAATGTTGCTCTCGGCGTAATTAGTAGATCAGTAAAAATGCCGACGAAACAAGTTATTGTCCCACAAGGCCGAGTGCAGATAGGGCTTATTCACGCATTTCGTCCAGATAGAACTGATGCATTATCTGCAAATTTAAACTCACTAGTAGAATTATTCAATTCAGATATCATTGTATTCGATTCCTTCTGCAGCCATTTAGTCCTTCTTGGTGATTTGGCTGTTGAGAAGGGTTTAATCAACCAGGCAATTTTGAGTCAAGCGCTGATTAGTTTTGAGCCTTTGCAAAAGAAATTAGGGGAGCATTTAGTCGATTTAAATATACTTCAGGATGAAGTTGTTGATGCGTTGATTGTAGAGCAACAATTGGATCGCCAAGTTGGACTATCGATGTTGGGTTGTTAG
- a CDS encoding EAL domain-containing protein yields the protein MELTETSLLTDLAQAKELFAELADLGVDLCIDDFGTGYSSLAVLQTLPIKYITIDGAFVDAVPVNRENTAIVKGTILMARELGLKVVAECVQGDSQIDFLASHGCDYFHGFFKSPPLPFVVVSEVLKS from the coding sequence ATAGAGCTTACCGAAACATCGCTCTTGACTGATCTTGCTCAGGCTAAAGAGCTTTTTGCTGAGCTTGCTGATTTGGGTGTTGATCTATGTATTGATGATTTTGGTACAGGCTATTCATCTCTTGCAGTTCTTCAAACCCTCCCAATTAAATATATCACAATTGACGGAGCTTTTGTCGATGCTGTTCCGGTCAATCGTGAGAATACTGCGATAGTGAAAGGTACGATTCTGATGGCCCGCGAGTTGGGTCTTAAAGTTGTTGCTGAATGCGTTCAGGGCGACTCGCAAATTGATTTTCTTGCAAGTCATGGCTGTGATTACTTCCACGGCTTTTTTAAATCTCCGCCACTCCCATTTGTCGTTGTCTCTGAGGTATTGAAGTCTTAG
- a CDS encoding DUF4434 domain-containing protein, whose amino-acid sequence MKLRLHKSKLITFAIYVFLFVLFAPVSRASEILFYQPLKGDSRISSSDWSYVWREAYRNQYRTIVIQWTQFGDFLIDQEEWLLTSLLIAQQEGLDLIVGLYADPSFSQTILQAGWEDRFEEYWTSLQRRSLSLHSKLLPLLKEREIEVVGWYFPSELSDRLFTTIGRRRLTQNQLQLMSQRLNKPLHISAYNLGYLSPNANAKWLSGLQDIGLHVWWQDGAGVKDLPEPALQAYFNQLPCDVGIVREAFIQASSSETPFRAEYSPPKEYESCHLTGVFSLRYMPWVQSIPAFKFKSQ is encoded by the coding sequence ATGAAACTCCGCTTACACAAAAGCAAACTTATTACTTTTGCTATCTATGTCTTCCTGTTTGTCTTGTTCGCTCCAGTATCTAGAGCTAGTGAGATACTTTTTTATCAACCACTTAAAGGTGATAGCAGGATAAGTAGTAGTGACTGGTCTTATGTCTGGCGTGAGGCTTATCGCAATCAATACCGCACCATTGTTATCCAATGGACTCAGTTTGGTGATTTCCTCATTGATCAGGAAGAATGGCTACTAACCAGCCTGCTGATCGCTCAGCAAGAGGGGTTGGATTTGATTGTTGGTCTGTATGCAGACCCTTCCTTTTCGCAAACGATTTTGCAAGCTGGATGGGAAGACCGATTTGAAGAATACTGGACAAGCTTGCAGCGCCGATCGTTATCTCTCCATTCGAAACTACTTCCCTTGTTAAAAGAACGAGAAATTGAAGTTGTTGGTTGGTATTTCCCATCTGAATTATCAGATCGGCTATTTACAACGATTGGCCGGCGCCGTCTTACCCAGAATCAACTGCAGCTTATGTCCCAGCGCTTGAACAAGCCACTTCATATCAGTGCATATAATCTTGGTTATCTCTCGCCCAATGCCAATGCTAAATGGCTTTCAGGTCTTCAAGACATAGGTTTGCATGTCTGGTGGCAAGATGGAGCTGGAGTAAAGGATCTGCCTGAGCCGGCTCTTCAGGCTTATTTCAATCAGTTGCCTTGTGACGTGGGTATCGTACGTGAAGCATTCATTCAGGCATCAAGTTCTGAGACCCCTTTTCGTGCAGAGTATTCACCGCCAAAGGAGTACGAATCCTGCCATCTAACGGGTGTATTCTCGCTTCGTTATATGCCCTGGGTACAGTCTATACCGGCCTTTAAGTTCAAAAGCCAATAG
- a CDS encoding pentapeptide repeat-containing protein codes for MEADFRSGLDQFTDLGEANLHQADLSFAQLQGASLRGADLSESCLYGADLSESDLRGADLRGCDLSGTQLKGALLPEHLNP; via the coding sequence GTGGAAGCAGATTTCCGCTCAGGTCTCGATCAATTCACTGACCTCGGTGAAGCCAACTTGCACCAGGCAGACCTGAGCTTTGCTCAGCTCCAAGGCGCCAGTCTCAGGGGGGCAGATTTGAGTGAAAGCTGCCTGTATGGAGCTGACCTTAGCGAGAGCGATTTGCGAGGAGCAGATCTAAGGGGGTGCGACCTCAGCGGCACTCAGCTGAAAGGAGCTCTTCTCCCCGAGCATCTGAACCCTTAG